In the Clostridium beijerinckii genome, one interval contains:
- a CDS encoding ABC transporter ATP-binding protein, whose protein sequence is MSDIAIKVESVSKIYKLYDKPIDRMKESLSLRKKSYSKEHYALNNISFEIERGETVGIIGTNGSGKSTILKIITGVLNASKGNVIVNGRISALLELGAGFNQEYTGIQNIYLNGTMLGFTKEEIDAKVESIVDFADIGDFINQPVKTYSSGMFVRLAFAVAINIEPEILIVDEALSVGDVFFQAKCYRKFEEFKKQGKTILFVSHDLGSIGKYCDRAILINKGTKLIEGETKEVIDIYKKVLVNQLGDECKSDYDNNKVFEDGIWKKSMNINPNKIEYGNKLAEIVDFAVIDSNGIITNNVVKGELFSIKMKIIFNEIIQDPIFAFTIKDLKGTDITGTNTMLEKINISISKVGEIKEVTFTQKMNLQGREHLLSLGCTGFKDGDFTVYHRLYDVCNITVIATKNSVGYYDMDSEVRIK, encoded by the coding sequence ATGTCAGATATAGCAATAAAGGTAGAGAGTGTAAGTAAGATTTATAAGTTATATGATAAACCAATAGATAGAATGAAAGAATCGCTAAGCTTAAGAAAAAAAAGTTATAGCAAGGAGCATTATGCTTTAAATAATATATCATTTGAAATAGAGCGAGGAGAAACAGTAGGTATAATAGGAACTAACGGTTCTGGTAAATCAACAATACTGAAGATTATAACTGGAGTATTAAACGCGAGCAAAGGAAATGTAATAGTTAATGGAAGAATATCGGCTTTGCTAGAGTTAGGTGCTGGTTTTAATCAAGAATACACAGGTATACAAAATATCTATCTTAATGGAACTATGCTAGGGTTCACTAAAGAGGAAATTGATGCAAAAGTAGAGAGTATAGTTGATTTTGCAGATATAGGTGATTTTATTAATCAGCCTGTAAAAACTTATTCTAGTGGTATGTTTGTGAGGCTCGCATTTGCAGTTGCAATTAATATTGAACCTGAAATATTAATTGTTGATGAGGCACTTTCTGTTGGTGATGTTTTTTTTCAAGCTAAATGTTACAGAAAATTTGAGGAATTTAAGAAACAAGGAAAGACAATTCTATTTGTAAGCCACGATTTAGGAAGTATTGGTAAGTATTGCGATAGAGCTATTTTAATAAATAAGGGTACAAAATTGATTGAAGGGGAAACTAAGGAAGTTATTGATATATATAAGAAGGTTTTAGTTAATCAATTAGGTGATGAATGCAAATCGGATTATGATAATAATAAAGTTTTTGAAGACGGAATATGGAAAAAGTCAATGAACATCAATCCGAATAAGATAGAGTATGGTAATAAATTGGCAGAAATAGTAGATTTCGCTGTGATTGATAGTAATGGGATAATAACTAATAATGTAGTTAAGGGAGAATTATTTTCTATAAAGATGAAAATTATTTTTAATGAAATAATTCAAGATCCTATTTTTGCTTTTACAATCAAGGATTTAAAAGGAACTGATATTACAGGTACTAATACGATGTTGGAGAAAATCAATATTTCCATATCAAAAGTAGGTGAGATTAAAGAGGTTACTTTTACTCAAAAAATGAATCTGCAGGGTAGAGAACACCTGTTATCATTGGGATGCACAGGTTTTAAAGATGGCGATTTTACTGTATACCATAGACTTTATGATGTATGTAATATTACTGTTATAGCAACTAAAAATTCGGTAGGCTATTATGATATGGATTCCGAGGTAAGGATAAAATAG